The Brassica oleracea var. oleracea cultivar TO1000 chromosome C6, BOL, whole genome shotgun sequence genomic interval GTAAGTTGACTATATAAAACTTGAACATGATCATTTCAAACTAAAGTATAGGTAGGTTATATGCATTTGTTATATTGTAGTTAATATATTTTAAATATTACATAAGTAACGTGATTCACGTTTTCGTAAAAATAAAATTCAAGTTCATTATTGGGTTGTACTCGTCTGTAATAAGCTACATTAAATATAATGTATTTTTTTAGGTTCATTTAATGACATTAAGTTTAAATTTGATTAAGGAAAATTTATTAATTTAACTGGAAAATACAAGCATTAAAATAGATAAGTTCATTTAATGACATTAAGTTTAAATTTGATTAAGGAAAATTTATTAATTTAACTGGAAAATACAAGCATTAAAATAGATAAGTTCATTTAATGACATTAAGTTTAAATTTGATTAAGTAAAACTCATTAATTTAACTGGAAAAGACAAATATTAAAATAGGTAGTTTAATTTAATTCTCAGTGGCATAGAAGTGTAAATAATGATACTTCTCTTTTAATAATATAGATGTCGGAACCGAGGTGGATTATAAGTCACTATATTAGCAGTAGGATCTGATACACAAACTTCCTGAAGATATGCATGTAGTGGGGAAGAGTGAATTATGAGAAAGTGGTGCTCCTCTAATTATGGGAAGTGTAAATAATGAAAACGAACAAGTAAATGTTTAAATATGTGAAAATGAAAAAAAAAACAGATCAATATTCAAAATAAAAGGAGTTATGAAGTAATTAATGGTTAAGAATGCATACGTTGTTGTGTCCTAAGGACTTTAAACTGAGCAGCAATTTGGTCGTAATCAGGAAGCTTAGGATGAACATGTTTGGGTAATAATCTTCTTCTTACTTCTTCTTCTTCCTCTTCATTCTTCACCCAAAACACATTGTATACTATATGATAACAAGTTGTTGGTGATGATGATGATCTTCTCCTTGTACGAATCTTTTCTCGCCTCTTATAGTACCTCAAACTTTCCATGTCCTTAAACCCTCCTGATGACAATGATGATGATGATGAGAGTGATGATCTCTCTTCTTCACTACTTTCTTTGAATCTGAATACTCTATGATCATCTTTTCCAACTTCAGTCTCCTCTATGTAATCATCCTCCATTGATCTCCCTTCCTTGCTCTTCTCTTCTTCCACATCCGAAAGACTGAATTTATACACTTCTGGTGATTGATCATCTGAGAAACTATTAAAATCCGAATCCACTACTTTCTTCTCTTCCTCTTCATTTACCTATATACACAAGTCCATAAGAATTATGAATCCAAGAACACACAAGAACGTAAAAACAATCACCTGTTTTTCAACTTCTGGTGTATATTCCAGCATTAACATTTCCAAACGTAGACCATATTCTTTTGCTATTTCATCCAACAATGCAGACTTGAAATCCTCACGCACCGTAGTTACCGACAGTTTCTCTTTGATCTGTGTATTCAGCATAAATTAAATTGCTGGAAATAAAATTTATAAAAAAGGATTAAAAACATATATGAATGAAATCTTTTAAAAACCTGAATGTTAACAAGATGTCCAGGGAGAAGCTGAAGAGCCTTTGTTACATAGTTTTGACCGTAACGTTGAAGAAAAAGCTCTCTGATGCCAATTAGATCAGGTAATTCACCACACCTCGCAGAGGCAAAGACAAGACTTGAAACCGCTTCGTTAAGGTTGTCATTAACCAACGCTCTGCATGTTAATATATAGTCGATTTAGTGTTTTAGTTATTGAAATAAGATAATAAGACATAGGATTAACAAGTAATAACCTATGTTTCCTAATGGAGGAGAAGTGGAGAAGGATAAAGTCAGAGAACTGAAGCAACAAATCGTATATTGAGATCGAGTTTTGGACAAGGAGTAGCTGTTTGGTCCGAAGGAGAGCTCGGGTGTGGTCATTGATGCGGATGAAGAGAGCAATGTCGTCACGTAAATGTCTTGAAATTGCGTAGTTCTTGTTCTTGAGTAGCTTAAGACGAGACTGAAGCTGCTGCAACAGTTTTTTACATTTAGAAGCTTTCCGCCATCGATGGAACAAGAAGCCAAACATGACTAAACTCAGTTCTTGATAGAGAGAGCGTGGGGTTTGTCAATTACTTATGGGAGAGTGGTCATTGACGGTTATTATTTTGCCCCCCTTTTTCAACTGCTTCATGTTTGGGTTTAGAACAGCTATTGCCTATTGCCCCGGGAAAAGCATGGCCCATATGAGTTGAAACTGCATGTATTTTGAATTTTGATGTTGGGTTCTCTAAAATAAAAATAAAATATACAAGACCAGTTTAGTTTCAAAATAATATATATCTAAAAGTAACTGTTGTTTTATATTATATATTATATTATATTCACGTTCATGTTATGTAAAATATTATATAGACTTTTGAATAGGGTTTTTTGGATTTAAATATATGTATTATAAGGGTTAATTTGGATTTCTTTAGTTGCGGTTCATGAAACATAATTTTTGAATAACTAAATATGAATCTTGATCTAAAATCTAATTATAAGTCATAAATATTTTTTTTGCTAATAAATTAATTAGCCCATATGTTTGTTCACTATAATGTTTAGGCATGACCATATAGTCTTCGATTCGATTAATTGCAGTTTTTTTTGTCGGTATCGGTTCGGTTACAATTTTTGATTTTTCAGTTCAAGAGATATAGAAACTGTAAATTTGGGTTAGATTTTGGTTTGATTATTATTTTTCGGCTAGATCTGGATAACAATGCTAGAAACCCAATAAAATTTTGAGTTCAATTCAATTCTGGTTCGATTCATGTCTTTAGATAATTTCAAATAAATTGATAAAAATCATATTTTCAGATTTTAAATAAAACACAGAAATTTAAAATATTTTAAAAATATTCGGGTGATTCAGTTCTATCGAGAAATTAGGATTATTCTTATCTTACATTGTAATAATACTTCTTATATTTTATAAACCTATCTATATTGAAATTGATTTTAACAATAAAAATAAATTATATAAAAACACTTACAATAATAAATTCACAGCAGCTATATATATAGTTTGTAGGTTGTCATCGTTTAAATATTAGACGTTTGCTTCAAAATGATAAACATAGTTAATTGAACTTGGTTATCTAAAATAAATTTTCTACTTAACTTTTTAAATATCAAACTAGATTTTGATCCACGCTTTGAAAGCACGGGATAATTTTTTGATGAAAACTTTATATGAGCATAAAATCGGTAATCTGAAGTTCGAAACGAACCCAAACCAAAAAATTCGATTCATACCCGATTTGACATCTAAGAAATGTCAGAATGGGTCTTTTATGGTGGTACAAAACATATACGAACTCTAAGTGTTATTAACCAAACCCGAATAGGTAACCTGAAAAGCCAAAAAACCTAAGAAAATATGAAAAAGCGATCAGAATGTCCAAATTAATCACAAATATAAATATTTGAAACATAAATATGTACTTCAAATATTCATTTCTATATTGAAATGATATCTAAAAATATTTGAATTTTAAATAATTAACTTAAATATCTAATTCTATCTAAATAATCATGTTAATAATAGCTAAATATTAATATTTGTTTTATCATATATATATATATATATATATATATAATCTTAATACTCTATCTATAAGAAATATTATTATATATATTAATAAATAAATATTATTTATTAGTTACTACAATTTAGTATTAACATAAATTGAATTCATTATTATTTTAAAACAATAGATTAGTTATCTAGTTCCTTAGTTTTAGGCTAGAGTATACATTTAATAATAATTAAATTATGTATAAGTAAAAATAATAGGAAATCTAATTAAATGTAATTGTCTAACCTAAATTATTTGTAAATAGATAAAAATTGCTTATGTTTTGATAAATTAAATCATAATAATTAAATTATGTATAATGCGCGGGTTCTTTTAGATTATAAATAAATTTTTATATGAATTAGTATTTTGGAACTGTTGTGCATTATTATGTTAAAAATTTTATTATATCGAATAACAATTTTTTAAAAAATTATATCATTTATGAGTTAACTTATTTGAGATTTTTTTATGTACACACTTATTTAATTCTCTCCTAAACATGAGTCTTTTATCCGGACCCAAAAACCAATTTGAAAGCGACCAAAATTCCAGGTTCGGTTGAGGAAAAAGTACCTACTGTGTATTTTTTGGACCCACTGATTTCTATTCGAGTACGGGCCTATCCGAGAATTGATTGGGTAACTAAAGTACCCAAAATAAATTGTGTTATTAGGTATACACTAGAAAATCTATAAATTAATACTCCACAAATTCTTAAACAGTATAAATTAATAAATTTCACTGGTCCCAAGTTGGACCAGTGTAAAATTTGACACAACTCAATACAAAAATAAGATAATAATATTTTTAATAACATTATGTAAATATATGTTCCCAATATAAACATAAATTAATAGTTAGTGTTTATAATGTCTATATAAATATAGTTAATATATTGCATAGTTTATTTTCATTTATAGTGAAATTTATCAATATTATTTCTTCATCTTTCTAAATATACTAATGTTATTTTTTTATTTTACACTTAAAATAAAATTATATTTATCGTGTATCCTGGATAGTCAAATAAAAACAATATAAAACTTGTATCAATAAATCATTTTTTAGAATAATACATTTTCTTCATATGTATACATAAAAGGGCATCAATTTTTAAATATATATAAATTTTAAGAATGAAATTTTTTGTAAATTAATAACTCTATAATATGTTTTCGGGCATTTCGAATCTTTTTTACTGCTAAAGTAATAGTTTATACAGCTAAAAAGATAGGGTTTTAGAGAATAAAACTGCTATTTTTTTTGTAATAAACTAACACAAAATATAATTGGTGATTTTAAAGACTGTTGGTAAAAAGTTAAAGCTAAAATTATTTCATATAGCCTAACCAATCATACCCATTATCAACTTGGGCGTTAATATTTTTTTATTGACAGGCCATTACCGGATTTAGATGCAAAGAATAAAGGTTTTACGATCAAATATAAAATAGGAGGAAGTCAAAACCCTTTAAGTTTCTTAGAGCACCATCCAAATTTCATGTTACAAAACCATTCTTGAAAGTCAAAATCCTTTAAGTTTCTTAGAACACCTCCAACGGAGATTGTTATAAGAAAGGGTTTTCTAATAAAAACTCAAAAAATAAATCAAAAAGAAGAAAAATAATAGTAACCGGTTCCTAAAAGAGAGTTTTTAGAATTGGTAAAAACTTCTAACGTGTCTGTTTTTTATTAGCTCCTCTTGTCTCTCTCTCCTCTTTCTCTCTTTGTTGTCTCTTTCTCTCTTTCGTATATGTGTGGTAAATCAATTCTTCTAGAAAGGTCCCAAACCTTAATTTTCTCTTCTTCATCATGTTTGATTTCATGGGTATCTCAATTTAGGAATTTTGATGTTCTGATTTGGGAATTTAAATTTCATCAAATTTGGGAATCAGTCTAAGAAAAAAAAACATTCACATATCTAATCTTTCTTAAGAACCCATGAGGGGTTTTGTACTATTCGACATGACAAAAGATTGCAACTCTAAAAAGTTTTTAATTTACAAAATTTTGAAAATTTATAATTAAAATAATGATAAGCATTTATGAGAGGTTCTTACCATTTGAGATGGTCTTAGAGCAACATTATCGGTGGTGGGGGAGGGTTCTTATGCGTGGGCCCCACCACCTTTTCTCAATTACCGTGCCAAAATGTCCCAAAATAAAGAACGTTTGCACTGCATCTTTTGCACTGTTTGCGGACCCCACGACATGTGACGGCCCGCGATTGGTTCATTTAAATTTTTTTTTTAAAAAAAAAACCAAAAAACAGAAAAATAGAAGATTTTAAGAACTCCAAAAACGTTTTGGGCGATAATCTTGCTCTTAGTAACTGATGGTAAGAGAAATACACAGCAGAGTAGTTATGCTATTACAAAAAAGAGACACTAAGAATTAAAAACTTCGTCACCCTACTTAACAACTTGAGCATATATCACAAAGACAATCAACATGTCCCAAGACCCGAGCTCGAACAACTAAGTGTACAGTCAAATTCCAAAAATCCAAACCAGACAACTATCGCAACACTTAAACCCACCTGTGTTACAAAATCCATATAATTCTAGTGAAAGAAACTATCACGACTTTGGTAACTAACCGGAGAAATTTCAGTGAGCAAAAATCAAGATCGGTATTAACAACCATACCTTGGTTTGATTCGGCACTGAAAGAGCCAATTTTCAGTTGGCATCATTATTTGTTGTCACTTGCCACAACTTCTGCTACAATTATAAGCTCTTGAGTTTCCTTTTCTTGCTCTATCCTCTGGCTCGACTACTGTTGGGCTGAGGAATCTGTAGCGATTATGATGACTAAATGAGGCACTATGCGACACACTTTGTATGTCTGAATGGCTGTGCGTAAGAAGAAAAAGGTTTTTTTTTGTAAAGTTACCATAAAATGGGATTTATAAGTGAGAACATCCTCATCTGGCCAAAGAGATAAGTCTGAGGGTCGGTGAAACAGCAAATGAGCTATGGACTGCTCTATCAGGTTTGTATAAGTTTCTATGTCCATGAACCCCACGTACTTGGATGAGAACAAAAAAAAAGAGATATCAATGACAAAATCTACACGACCTGATTACTAAAAAAAAAAAATTACATGAACTTAAAGATGAGTTCATAACAGGAGAAATTTTTTTTTTTTTCGAATGAATGTAAAATTTATTCAATTGGAAAAGGTTTTTACATCAAGTGTAACTATGTTTTAACTCTGTACAAAAATCCTAATAGATAAAAAATCTATCTTCATGAATCTATAAGTTGTGGAGCTTGTCTTCTTGTCTCAAACCACTTGCACAATCCCTCTTCAAGATAGCTTTTCCCTTGACCTTTTACTGCAAGCAGCTTCAGTCTAATTATGTTGTCCACAAACTTATAGAGCATTTCCTCCTCTCTTGGTTGCTCACCATGCCTACGGGCATTTCTCTCACGCCAAACACTGTGAACCAGAGCCTGAAAAGCATATCGCAGGAGATAGACTTTGGTGGTTGTTTGCCCCTGTCGTGAAAGAACTCCAAGAATCTCATCCCAATCATAGGTGAACTCAGTTCCCATAATTCCTCCTACCAAATCCTTCCAAATTCTCCCAGAGTATCTACATCCAAAAAATAAGTGCCGACATGTCTCCTCAGCCTCTCCACAAAGAACACAAATCACATCCATTGCATTGTTCCATATCTTCATTATGTCACAAGTTTGTAACCTGTTTCGAATAGCCACCCACACAATAAAAGAGTACTTCGGAGTAGATTGCGAAAACCAAACTCCGTTTTTCCAATTACAACTTGGCTGAGATTGACGAAATGACTGCCAAGTCTTCTTCGTTGAAAAAGAATTTGCGAAGCTATGCTCTGTCTGTCTCCAGAGAGGTTTATCTTCTTCTTCTCTTCCTCTGCTTCTCACCTTTTCAATTTCTTCCTCCACATCATTTAGAATACTCAATCTATGCCTTCTTCTACGATGTCTAAGCATTACATCAGCCACAAGGGAATTATCAGTAATACCTAGAGAAAGAGTACCTCCATCACCCAGAAAATCCTTCAAGCAACCAAGTCTCGACCAAGAGTCATACCAGAATGAAGTATGCTCGCCATTATACACTTCCATCTTAAGATAATTTTTAGCAAGATCCCTTAGCTTCAAAATTTTCCTCCACATCCAGGAACCTGCAGTAGAACATCTCATCGACCAGAAAGAACCTTTGCGGATCAAATAACAGTGTATCCACTTGACCCAAAGCGATGATCTACAAGAGAATGACCTCCAAATCAGTTTCAGACCAAGAATCGTATTTATTTCCTTGAGAGGACGCAGACCCAGACCCCCTTCATTCTTTGGAAGACACACATCTCTCCAACTCACTTTAGCTTTGGTAGTTTTTAAGTCTGGTCCAGACCAAAGAAAAGCCGAACAAAGACTTTCTATCTCCTTTAAGCAACTACCAGGCAATCGAAACACTGATAACCAGAAGTTAGCTATACTTGTGATCACCGAATTTATAAGTTGAAGACGACCTGCATGAGATAAGAACCTACCAGTCCAAGACCTCATCCTCTTTCGAATTTTCTCCACCAAAGGCATGTAATCATCCACTGTCATTCTTCTTGTAAGCAAAAGAAGCCCTAGGTATCTCACGGGTAATTTCCCTGATGCAAACGGGAAACATGTAAGAATATCACCCTCTTGCTCTTCAGAAATTCCAGCAGTATAAAGAGTAGACTTTTCAAGGCTGATCTTCAAACCCGAAATAGCTGCAAAATCCTCAAAGATCTTAAGAATACCTTCTATTGATCGTTTTGACCCATCTGTGAAGACCAATAAATCATCAGCGAAACATAGATGAGTTAGAAGAATATTTTGACATCTGGGATGATAACCAATGATCTTCTGCACTGCTGCTCTATCCAATAGATGAGACAAAACGTTCATACTGATGACAAATAAGTATGGAGATAGAGCACAGCCCTGCCTCAGCCCTCGCTTGCTCTGAAAAAATCCTGCTAGCTCACCATTAACTTGAACAGAGAATGACGGGGTGCAGACACAGAGTTCAATCCAATGCACGAACTGTTCCGGTAAGTGAAGTGCTCTCAGTGTATTCAATAAGAATGGCCAATGAACAGAATCGAACGCTTTCGCAATATCAATCTTCATTGCGCATCGAGGCGAGACATCCTCCTTATGATAGTCCTTTACTATCTCAGTAGCTAACAACAGATTCTCCACCAATAAACGGTCTTTAACAAACGCGGATTGATTTGAAGAAATACACTGTGGAAGAGTACTTTTCAAACGGTTTGCGATGATCTTGGAAATCACTTTATATAAGACGTTACAGCATGATATTGGCCTGTAGTCTCTCATTTCAGTTGCATTATCTTTTTTCGGGATCAAAGCAAGGATGGTGGCATTCAGACCTTTCGGAAGAAATCCTTTGGTGAAGAAAGACTTTACTGCAACCGTGAAATCCTTCTCAATAACACTCCAAGAAGCTTTGAAAAATTCTGAAGTGAAACCGTATGGGCCCGGTGATTTATTATTTGGCATTTGAAAGAGCACTTTTTTTATTTCCTCACTTGTAACAGGATTTATCAGTTGTGATCTCTCCTCCTCTGAATAGCGAAACGGGATAAGTTGATGCAATTCTTCAACTGAGACACCCTGAATATCTGATGGTACATGAGACAAGAAATCATTGAAAAACCTCTCAGCTTCAGTCTTTATAGCCTCCTGAGTTATAGCGACTGCACCAGAGGGACACTTGATTTCGCGGATTGCATTTTTTGTTGCTCTAAGCTTTGCTGCATTATGAAACACTTTATTGTTGCAATCACCCAGTTGCAGCCAATGCATCTTAGCCCTTTGCTTTAGAACCTTTTCCTCAATTGCAGAGATGCGTTGCTATTGTTCCGCAGCCTGCAACTCCACTCTAATATTTTCATGTGTAGGATCATTGAATAACCTCTCCTGTTTCATACAATGATCTTTATAGGATTCTTGTACCCGCAACGAGAGCTTCCCAAGCTTTTCTGTACTTAGATTCCTAATCAGAGGTTTTAAAGCCTTTAGAGTTTTCGAAAATCTGAAGAGAGCTGAAGTAGACTGAAACAGAGGCTGAGTATCCTTCCAGTAATCTGCCATCATTGTGTGAAATTCTGGCATTTCAGCAACTACATTCGTGAAATTGAAAGGCTTCTGTTTCCCTATGGCCTCTGTTTTTATATGAAACCTCCCTCTGAGATGATCAGAACAGCCTCCTGCCTCAAACACACCATAAGCTTGAGTTCTCTGATTTAGCCAAATTTCATTAACGAGAATGCGATCCAGTTTTTTGCATATCAACCCTTCATCTTGCTTATTACACCATGTGAACTTTGGCCCCTGAAACCCCAAATCTGTAAGCCTGCAATGCTGATACACGCTATCAAACTCTCGCATCCCCGTTGTGCCAAGACCTGAGTGCTGATAGTTAGAATGCTCTCCACCTTCTAAAATCTCGTTGAAATCCCCCCCATTATTATCCACTGCTTGTCTTTGAACATAGGTGAATCTTGATGAGCTTTCATATCACTCCACAAACCTCTTCAATTCTCAGCCAGATTCTCCCCATAAACAAAAGAACAGAAAAATTCTTCACTCTCCCCTTCCAGAAGCACTGAAACTGTGATAATTTAATCAGACGTAAACACTGGTGTCACCCGAACTTGAGGACTCCAAACAACCCATATCCTCCCCTTTCTATTATACTCGTAATTATTTAAGAAAGACAAGCCAGGGAAAATTGTCTCAACTATCTTCATAGCTTTGTTCTCCTTGACTCTAGTCTCCAATAAACATCCAAACTGCAAATCTTTATTGAAAATCCAACTACGAACCACCTTATGTTTTGAACTCCTATTAAACCCTCTCATGTTCCAGAAAAATCCTGTCATTGAGATAAGTTTTTATTGCTTCCTTTCCCGACTTTCTCCAGCATACCTCCTTGCATATTTTTAACAATCTTATGCATAGTTTTTGATCTTCTCGGTAAAGAAGGCCTTATGGTATTTGCTGCTAGGTCCGGCCAATGCTCAATACCAGCAATGCTTTTTACCAGCGAATCATTTGTTGTTTCCTCCTGAATTTCTTTCACCCCACTGCTCTCATCCTTTGTTTCCTTCTTTCCTAACTCTTCATCCATTGTGTTTCCTCCCTCACAATCTCTTCTTCCACACTTAAGATTTCCTCATATTCAACTTGATTTACTGTATCTCCTTTTTCATCCACTTCTATAAGAGCCGAGAATCGAGAAGGTGTCAATAATACCTAATCATCCTTCAATGTAGGACTCCTACTGCTTTTTCCTGGTGTCACATCCTCCCAATTTTCCACTAGCTCGCCTTCTTCAATCTCCTTTCCAGCAGCATTAGAAACATTTCCCAAAGCTGATTATGTGTCTTTTTCATCAACTTTTGTTATATTCACTTCTATAGCTTTAACCTCCTGGCCATCTTTACCAATCACTCCATCATTTATTATTTGCTGCACAGATTTCTCTGAGCCATCCTTCTTGTTAATAACACAGACCTTTTCTGTATGTCCCCACTTCCCACATGTGTTGCATCTTAGCGGTAACCACGGGTAGTAGAATTCCACTAATGA includes:
- the LOC106297312 gene encoding uncharacterized protein LOC106297312, which encodes MREFDSVYQHCRLTDLGFQGPKFTWCNKQDEGLICKKLDRILVNEIWLNQRTQAYGVFEAGGCSDHLRGRFHIKTEAIGKQKPFNFTNVVAEMPEFHTMMADYWKDTQPLFQSTSALFRFSKTLKALKPLIRNLSTEKLGKLSLRQRISAIEEKVLKQRAKMHWLQLGDCNNKVFHNAAKLRATKNAIREIKCPSGAVAITQEAIKTEAERFFNDFLSHVPSDIQGVSVEELHQLIPFRYSEEERSQLINPVTSEEIKKVLFQMPNNKSPGPYGFTSDLPQCISSNQSAFVKDRLLVENLLLATEIVKDYHKEDVSPRCAMKIDIAKAFDSVHWPFLLNTLRALHLPEQFVHWIELCVCTPSFSVQVNGELAGFFQSKRGLRQGCALSPYLFVISMNVLSHLLDRAAVQKIIGYHPRCQNILLTHLCFADDLLVFTDGSKRSIEGILKIFEDFAAISGLKISLEKSTLYTAGISEEQEGDILTCFPFASGKLPVRYLGLLLLTRRMTVDDYMPLVEKIRKRMRSSLWVKWIHCYLIRKGSFWSMRCSTAGSWMWRKILKLRDLAKNYLKMEVYNGEHTSFWYDSWSRLGCLKDFLGDGGTLSLGITDNSLVADVMLRHRRRRHRLSILNDVEEEIEKVRSRGREEEDKPLWRQTEHSFANSFSTKKTWQSFRQSQPSCNWKNGVWFSQSTPKYSFIVWVAIRNRLQTCDIMKIWNNAMDGQTTTKVYLLRYAFQALVHSVWRERNARRHGEQPREEEMLYKFVDNIIRLKLLAVKGQGKSYLEEGLCKWFETRRQAPQLIDS
- the LOC106297311 gene encoding uncharacterized protein LOC106297311, coding for MFGFLFHRWRKASKCKKLLQQLQSRLKLLKNKNYAISRHLRDDIALFIRINDHTRALLRTKQLLLVQNSISIYDLLLQFSDFILLHFSSIRKHRALVNDNLNEAVSSLVFASARCGELPDLIGIRELFLQRYGQNYVTKALQLLPGHLVNIQIKEKLSVTTVREDFKSALLDEIAKEYGLRLEMLMLEYTPEVEKQVNEEEEKKVVDSDFNSFSDDQSPEVYKFSLSDVEEEKSKEGRSMEDDYIEETEVGKDDHRVFRFKESSEEERSSLSSSSSLSSGGFKDMESLRYYKRREKIRTRRRSSSSPTTCYHIVYNVFWVKNEEEEEEVRRRLLPKHVHPKLPDYDQIAAQFKVLRTQQRMHS